In a single window of the Synergistaceae bacterium genome:
- a CDS encoding UDP-glucose--hexose-1-phosphate uridylyltransferase: MVNRHINRLINFALYHKLIAPEDSTWAANSLIGILGINSFEPETITENFTASPDSILAEILDWSAENHIIENTETERDLLDTELMGALTPRPSDVIAEFGTLMAESPVKATDYFYRLGVSSNYIRSERTAKNICWKTATDYGELDITINLSKPEKDPRDIAKAKTIKSTGYPKCLLCRENEGFYGHHAHPARQNIRLIPLTLQGKRWYFQYSPYSYYNEHCIVLDENHVPMLISRETFGNLFAFVSMFPHYFIGSNADLPIVGGSILSHDHYQGGRYTFAMAVAPVEKEYTTGNPEITAGRVKWPMSAIRLRSRKPEALVNLADKILSAWREYTDESAGILAYSDGEPHNTITPIARMNGEDYELDLVLRNNRTSAEHPLGIFHPHAEVHHIKKENIGLIEVMGLAVLPARLKNALERIRSAWLEGKETLPSELEAHEKWYRGLRAKYDGLAGEENVRNMLRDEVGHVFTQVLTDSGVYKRTPEGLAAFDKFSQEVLR, encoded by the coding sequence ATGGTCAACCGTCATATAAACAGGCTGATAAATTTTGCGCTTTATCACAAACTCATCGCCCCGGAGGATTCTACGTGGGCGGCAAATTCATTAATCGGCATACTTGGCATTAACTCGTTTGAGCCTGAGACAATCACCGAAAATTTCACCGCTTCCCCCGACTCAATCCTCGCTGAGATTCTCGACTGGTCAGCAGAAAATCACATCATCGAGAACACAGAGACAGAACGCGATCTCCTCGACACCGAATTAATGGGCGCACTGACCCCGCGTCCGTCAGATGTTATTGCGGAGTTCGGGACTCTCATGGCCGAGTCGCCCGTCAAAGCTACGGATTACTTCTACAGGCTGGGAGTCTCGTCAAACTACATACGCTCAGAGCGCACCGCCAAAAATATTTGTTGGAAGACAGCGACAGACTACGGCGAATTAGACATCACCATCAACCTGTCAAAGCCCGAAAAAGATCCCCGCGACATCGCAAAGGCCAAAACAATAAAATCAACAGGCTATCCCAAATGCTTATTGTGCCGCGAAAATGAAGGCTTCTACGGTCATCACGCACACCCCGCACGGCAAAATATCAGGCTCATTCCGCTAACATTGCAGGGAAAAAGATGGTACTTCCAGTACTCCCCGTACAGCTACTACAATGAACACTGCATTGTCCTCGACGAAAATCACGTGCCTATGCTGATTTCGCGTGAGACGTTCGGGAATCTCTTTGCGTTCGTGTCAATGTTCCCGCACTACTTCATAGGGTCAAACGCTGACCTTCCCATTGTAGGAGGCTCTATTCTCTCGCACGATCACTATCAGGGCGGGCGATACACTTTCGCGATGGCTGTCGCTCCTGTCGAGAAGGAATACACAACAGGCAATCCCGAAATCACAGCGGGGCGCGTAAAGTGGCCGATGTCAGCAATACGACTCCGTTCACGGAAGCCTGAAGCACTCGTGAATCTCGCGGATAAAATTTTGTCTGCATGGCGCGAATACACAGACGAGTCCGCCGGGATTCTCGCGTATTCTGACGGTGAGCCGCACAACACAATAACGCCCATCGCACGAATGAACGGTGAAGATTACGAGCTTGATTTAGTCCTCCGTAACAACAGGACAAGCGCGGAACATCCCCTAGGCATATTCCATCCTCATGCGGAAGTCCATCACATCAAGAAGGAAAATATCGGGCTGATTGAAGTAATGGGACTCGCAGTACTTCCCGCCCGTCTCAAAAATGCGTTGGAGCGAATCCGCTCGGCATGGCTTGAGGGAAAAGAGACTCTCCCGTCAGAGCTTGAAGCCCACGAGAAATGGTACAGGGGACTCAGGGCGAAATATGACGGTCTTGCGGGTGAAGAAAATGTGCGGAATATGCTGCGCGATGAAGTCGGGCATGTATTCACGCAGGTATTGACGGACAGCGGAGTGTACAAGAGAACGCCGGAAGGTTTAGCGGCATTCGACAAATTTTCACAGGAGGTATTGAGATGA
- a CDS encoding aldose 1-epimerase family protein, with amino-acid sequence MTKDFRAYVGNEEQVYGVRRVILDEGNARGIAMYQVTTAGGLELDILPDSGLDIGRVKFRGVNINYTTKNGYDSPARFLPVHGEFDRYFPGGMLFTCGMLSAGPENVDNGEFHPLHGRFHGLSAKGLYGYSDGDNIFVGGEVRETAQGKYCFSVRRRYTIPAWKSEILLEDEITNLTPEPAEYMMLYHMNFGWPMLSESAVLELPEKRKVTPRTPYAEKGLASQCTFCKPIDGEEEQVFFNEMETEAFARLKNPELGISAELSWSLDTLPILAQWKNMKSGDYVLGLEPSTCYIMGRERERREGRLMTLSPYGSVKHSVRLKFSE; translated from the coding sequence ATGACAAAAGATTTTCGCGCTTATGTCGGCAATGAAGAGCAGGTTTACGGAGTGCGGCGTGTTATTCTTGACGAGGGCAACGCACGGGGAATCGCAATGTACCAGGTTACGACAGCGGGAGGGCTTGAGCTTGACATTCTCCCGGACTCAGGACTCGATATCGGCCGGGTAAAATTCCGGGGGGTCAACATCAATTACACGACAAAGAACGGCTACGACTCGCCCGCAAGATTTCTGCCTGTTCACGGCGAATTTGACCGCTATTTTCCGGGCGGAATGCTCTTCACGTGCGGAATGTTATCGGCAGGCCCGGAGAATGTCGACAACGGAGAATTTCACCCATTGCACGGACGCTTTCACGGACTCAGCGCGAAAGGACTCTACGGTTACAGCGATGGGGATAATATTTTCGTGGGCGGTGAAGTCAGAGAAACGGCGCAGGGAAAATACTGCTTCAGCGTGAGACGGCGTTACACGATTCCGGCGTGGAAAAGTGAAATTCTGCTTGAGGACGAAATAACGAACCTTACGCCCGAACCCGCAGAATATATGATGCTGTATCACATGAATTTCGGCTGGCCTATGCTGAGTGAGTCGGCGGTGCTTGAGCTTCCCGAAAAACGCAAGGTAACTCCGAGGACTCCCTACGCGGAGAAGGGACTTGCGAGTCAGTGTACGTTCTGCAAACCTATTGACGGCGAGGAAGAGCAGGTATTCTTCAACGAGATGGAGACGGAAGCATTTGCGCGGCTGAAGAATCCTGAGCTGGGAATTTCGGCGGAGCTTTCGTGGTCGCTTGACACCCTGCCGATTTTGGCGCAGTGGAAGAACATGAAGAGCGGCGATTACGTTTTAGGGCTTGAGCCGTCAACGTGCTACATTATGGGACGTGAACGCGAACGCAGAGAAGGACGGCTGATGACGCTTTCACCGTATGGGAGCGTGAAGCATTCTGTGAGGCTGAAATTCTCGGAGTGA
- a CDS encoding EAL domain-containing protein, with amino-acid sequence MGCPEKDRLTGLLTRNEFHRQAGKITAGGLAVIWFNLDNFKMFNKRFGFGRGDDILREIALILGGVFSPDTFGDSLIARFSDDNFIVLTDWAVAEMNIGAVQEYLYALHEDVTLRLRAGIYFPSDDDDIRSSCDRAKLACDSIRKNHSVSSCMFHDGMSRELELQQHILDTLDSAMSNGYITVLYQPIVRLSTGKICGAEALARWNDPEKGIIPPNEFIPTLENYREIHKLDIYAVKKVCGDYRLRNEAGLPVVPLSVNLSRLDFELCDIIREIESAVTVSKIPRNMMNIELTESINDEDMTVLNLGIERFRAMGYEIWMDDFGSGYSSLNVLKDYNFDTIKFDMKFLNGFDIRKSEKAKYIISSNLQMARLMGMQALAEGVETAGQLEYLRSIGFDKAQGYYFGRPMKLDELFALERGIETVTAR; translated from the coding sequence ATGGGCTGCCCGGAAAAAGACAGGCTCACCGGTCTTCTCACACGCAACGAATTTCACAGGCAGGCGGGGAAAATCACGGCGGGGGGGCTTGCTGTCATATGGTTCAATCTCGACAACTTCAAGATGTTCAACAAGCGTTTCGGATTCGGGCGCGGCGATGACATTCTGAGGGAGATTGCTTTGATTCTGGGCGGCGTTTTCTCACCTGACACTTTCGGGGACAGCCTCATAGCGAGATTCTCGGACGACAATTTCATAGTGCTTACTGACTGGGCTGTAGCTGAGATGAATATCGGCGCGGTTCAGGAATATTTGTACGCGCTTCATGAGGATGTTACGTTACGGCTAAGGGCGGGGATATATTTCCCGTCTGATGATGACGACATACGCTCATCATGCGACAGGGCAAAACTGGCCTGCGACTCAATCCGCAAAAATCATTCTGTCAGCTCGTGCATGTTCCATGACGGAATGAGCCGAGAGCTTGAGCTTCAGCAGCATATTCTTGACACGCTGGACTCGGCCATGTCGAACGGATATATCACTGTCCTGTATCAGCCGATTGTGAGACTCTCAACGGGGAAAATCTGCGGGGCTGAGGCTTTAGCACGGTGGAATGACCCGGAGAAAGGAATAATCCCCCCTAACGAATTTATACCTACCCTCGAAAATTACAGGGAGATTCACAAGCTCGACATTTACGCCGTCAAGAAAGTATGCGGTGATTACAGGCTCAGGAATGAGGCAGGGCTTCCCGTTGTGCCTTTGTCGGTCAATTTGTCGCGGCTTGATTTTGAGCTTTGCGACATAATACGCGAGATAGAGTCCGCCGTAACAGTCAGCAAAATTCCCCGTAACATGATGAATATTGAGCTTACCGAGAGCATTAACGACGAGGACATGACGGTGCTTAATCTTGGGATTGAGCGTTTCAGGGCAATGGGCTATGAGATATGGATGGATGACTTTGGGTCGGGGTATTCGTCATTGAACGTTCTGAAGGATTACAATTTTGACACGATAAAATTCGACATGAAATTTCTTAACGGATTCGACATTCGGAAGTCAGAGAAGGCAAAATACATAATCAGCTCAAATTTACAGATGGCCAGGCTTATGGGAATGCAGGCACTTGCGGAAGGAGTCGAGACAGCCGGACAGCTTGAATATCTGAGGTCTATAGGTTTCGACAAGGCGCAGGGGTATTATTTCGGGCGGCCTATGAAACTTGATGAGCTTTTCGCGCTCGAAAGGGGTATAGAAACAGTAACAGCACGCTAA
- a CDS encoding DNA-binding protein has protein sequence MQFRRFGNKYFVRIDRGEEIMSSLKNFCESEKITLAEVKALGAVDDFIVGLFDVKEKKYHSNHFTFPAEITSLWGTVTTKNGKFYPHIHMSAGDVHGNVFGGHLSSARVSATCEMIVDDISDGGANGFTVERKMNEEVGLNLFEFID, from the coding sequence ATGCAGTTCAGGAGATTCGGAAATAAATACTTTGTCCGCATTGACAGAGGCGAGGAAATTATGTCGTCCCTGAAAAATTTTTGTGAGTCCGAGAAAATCACCCTTGCTGAAGTGAAAGCACTGGGAGCGGTTGATGATTTCATTGTGGGACTGTTTGACGTTAAGGAAAAGAAGTATCACTCAAATCATTTCACCTTCCCCGCCGAAATAACAAGCCTCTGGGGAACAGTAACGACCAAAAACGGAAAATTTTACCCTCATATACACATGAGCGCGGGCGATGTTCACGGAAATGTTTTCGGGGGGCATTTAAGCTCGGCCAGAGTCAGCGCAACCTGCGAGATGATTGTTGACGACATTTCAGACGGCGGCGCAAACGGATTCACAGTAGAGCGGAAAATGAATGAGGAAGTCGGCTTAAACCTTTTCGAGTTCATAGACTGA
- a CDS encoding response regulator — translation MYDIALCENSPSDAVELQNILDDYEEISHEELRVKHFITAESLMQSITSEGYRPDIIFTDINLPGISGIEAAKRLRAGNFPGNVIFITASENYALDAWELCARQYIIKPATKDKIFSALGRIFPARKFIIVRQRKAVRKIFLNEILYCETHEKYQAIITRSEEISVRITARDMRKLIAPTARVILLN, via the coding sequence ATGTATGATATAGCACTCTGCGAGAACTCTCCCTCTGACGCGGTAGAGCTTCAGAATATCCTTGATGACTATGAAGAAATATCACACGAAGAACTGAGAGTAAAGCACTTCATCACCGCAGAATCCCTCATGCAGTCGATTACATCAGAAGGCTACAGGCCCGATATAATTTTCACTGACATAAATCTTCCGGGCATTTCAGGAATAGAAGCCGCAAAAAGACTCAGGGCGGGGAATTTTCCCGGAAATGTCATATTCATTACAGCCTCAGAGAATTACGCCCTTGACGCTTGGGAATTATGCGCCCGGCAATATATCATAAAGCCTGCGACAAAGGACAAAATATTTTCCGCACTCGGCAGAATTTTTCCCGCAAGAAAATTTATCATCGTCAGGCAAAGAAAAGCCGTCCGCAAAATTTTCCTGAATGAGATTCTATACTGCGAGACGCACGAAAAGTATCAGGCAATAATTACGCGGTCTGAAGAAATTTCTGTGAGGATTACGGCGCGGGACATGAGAAAACTTATTGCCCCCACCGCAAGAGTAATTTTACTGAATTAG